A section of the Myxocyprinus asiaticus isolate MX2 ecotype Aquarium Trade chromosome 22, UBuf_Myxa_2, whole genome shotgun sequence genome encodes:
- the cd40lg gene encoding CD40 ligand isoform X2: MINTFHTAYNPPPVPPRAGYSRPQPPGNTPLVKFLSVMLLLLIILTFGGFLYLFQKLNVHQEKYNEDMAILQRLQGSEATEKVARLTGAASFKGPAAHMILQNEHTAKSTGERLSNKLHWDLDHSFLQDVRLSSTRDTLTIQYPGIYFIYSQVTFSKHSDSALKQAIKSKVPQERKKEDKEILRSFCSLNTNNSHLCTASLSGVFRLKKDQQLYVTVTNTSLVNRDSCSFGLFKLQ; this comes from the exons ATGATAAACACCTTTCACACTGCTTACAATCCCCCACCAGTGCCTCCTCGGGCAGGATACAGCAGACCCCAGCCGCCAGGCAACACACCTTTAGTCAAGTTTTTGTCTGTGATGCTACTGCTTTTAATTATACTGACCTTCGGAGGATTCCTCTACCTGTTCCAGAAACTAAACGTG CATCAGGAGAAATACAATGAAGACATGGCGATCCTACAAAGACTACAG GGTTCAGAAGCAACTGAAAAAG TGGCTAGGTTAACTGGAGCGGCATCTTTCAAAGGACCAGCAGCACACATGATTCTTCAGAATGAACATACAGCTAAAT CCACAGGTGAGAGATTATCAAATAAACTTCACTGGGACCTAGACCACTCATTCCTACAGGATGTCCGGCTCAGCAGTACAAGGGATACGTTGACCATTCAATACCCCGGAATCTATTTCATCTATTCTCAAGTTACCTTCTCCAAACACTCTGACAGTGCATTAAAACAAGCTATAAAGAGCAAAGTACCTcaggaaagaaaaaaggaagacaAGGAGATACTCAGGTCTTTTTGCAGCTTGAACACAAACAATTCACATTTGTGTACTGCCTCACTGTCAGGGGTGTTTCGGCTAAAGAAAGACCAACAGCTCTATGTTACAGTAACAAACACATCATTGGTGAATAGAGACTCCTGCAGCTTTGGATTATTCAAATTACAGTAA
- the cd40lg gene encoding CD40 ligand isoform X1: MINTFHTAYNPPPVPPRAGYSRPQPPGNTPLVKFLSVMLLLLIILTFGGFLYLFQKLNVQHQEKYNEDMAILQRLQGSEATEKVARLTGAASFKGPAAHMILQNEHTAKSTGERLSNKLHWDLDHSFLQDVRLSSTRDTLTIQYPGIYFIYSQVTFSKHSDSALKQAIKSKVPQERKKEDKEILRSFCSLNTNNSHLCTASLSGVFRLKKDQQLYVTVTNTSLVNRDSCSFGLFKLQ, encoded by the exons ATGATAAACACCTTTCACACTGCTTACAATCCCCCACCAGTGCCTCCTCGGGCAGGATACAGCAGACCCCAGCCGCCAGGCAACACACCTTTAGTCAAGTTTTTGTCTGTGATGCTACTGCTTTTAATTATACTGACCTTCGGAGGATTCCTCTACCTGTTCCAGAAACTAAACGTG CAGCATCAGGAGAAATACAATGAAGACATGGCGATCCTACAAAGACTACAG GGTTCAGAAGCAACTGAAAAAG TGGCTAGGTTAACTGGAGCGGCATCTTTCAAAGGACCAGCAGCACACATGATTCTTCAGAATGAACATACAGCTAAAT CCACAGGTGAGAGATTATCAAATAAACTTCACTGGGACCTAGACCACTCATTCCTACAGGATGTCCGGCTCAGCAGTACAAGGGATACGTTGACCATTCAATACCCCGGAATCTATTTCATCTATTCTCAAGTTACCTTCTCCAAACACTCTGACAGTGCATTAAAACAAGCTATAAAGAGCAAAGTACCTcaggaaagaaaaaaggaagacaAGGAGATACTCAGGTCTTTTTGCAGCTTGAACACAAACAATTCACATTTGTGTACTGCCTCACTGTCAGGGGTGTTTCGGCTAAAGAAAGACCAACAGCTCTATGTTACAGTAACAAACACATCATTGGTGAATAGAGACTCCTGCAGCTTTGGATTATTCAAATTACAGTAA
- the tmtops3a gene encoding teleost multiple tissue opsin 3a encodes MVVYIWSLNISNKDSSALNQSSNVSSGDPLAPHDPPDLSRTGHTVIAVCLGFILVFGCLNNLFVLLIFARFRSLWTPINLILLNISASDILVCLFGTPFSFASSLYGKWLFGNHGCKWYGFANSLFGIVSLMSLSILSYERYGALLHRTKADASDFRRAWLCVAGSWLYSLVWTLPPFIGWSSYGLEGVGTTCSVQWHQRSISSMSYVVCLFIFCLLLPLMLMVFCYGKILLIIKGVTKINLLTAQRRENHILLMVVTMVSCYLFCWMPYGVVALLATFGRRGLITPIASVVPSVLAKSSTVVNPVIYVLFNNQFYRCFKAFLKCKGEPSIHLQNPLPNSKGDPRVHKTCDGPSWHRSFRSLTNSPQKRERHPLTLVVHYTP; translated from the exons ATGGTCGTGTACATTTGGAGTTTGAACATTAGCAACAAAGACAGTTCTGCGCTCAATCAAAGTTCCAATGTCAGTTCAGGGGACCCCCTAGCACCCCACGACCCCCCTGACCTGAGCAGGACCGGTCACACGGTGATAGCCGTCTGCCTCGGATTTATTTTGGTGTTTGGATGCCTGAACAATCTCTTTGTCTTGCTCATCTTCGCGAGGTTTCGCTCACTGTGGACACCTATAAATCTCATTCTGCTGAACATCAGCGCGAGCGACATACTCGTGTGTTTGTTTGGGACTCCCTTCAGTTTTGCCTCCAGTCTATATGGGAAATGGCTATTTGGAAATCACGGCTGCAAATGGTACGGCTTTGCCAATTCGCTTTTTG GAATTGTGTCTCTGATGTCTCTGTCCATCCTCTCATATGAGCGTTATGGTGCCCTGCTGCACCGTACCAAGGCAGACGCATCTGACTTCCGAAGGGCCTGGCTATGTGTGGCGGGATCCTGGCTGTATTCGCTGGTGTGGACTCTGCCTCCATTCATAGGTTGGAGCAGCTATGGCCTGGAGGGAGTCGGGACTACATGTTCGGTGCAGTGGCATCAGCGCTCAATCAGTAGTATGTCATATGTGGTGTGCCTGTTCATCTTCTGCCTGCTTCTGCCCCTGATGCTCATGGTCTTTTGCTATGGCAAAATCCTGCTCATTATCAAAGGG GTAACTAAAATCAACCTGCTGACTGCACAAAGGCGAGAGAACCACATCCTTCTCATGGTTGTCACCATGGTATCCTGCTACCTGTTTTGCTGGATGCCTTATGGGGTGGTTGCCCTGCTGGCCACCTTTGGCAGGAGGGGGCTGATCACTCCCATAGCCAGTGTGGTGCCCTCAGTCCTGGCCAAGAGCAGCACTGTGGTCAACCCTGTCATATATGTGCTTTTCAATAACCAG TTCTACAGGtgtttcaaagcatttttgaAGTGTAAGGGAGAACCATCTATTCACTTGCAGAACCCTCTGCCAAACAGCAAAGGAGATCCCCGTGTACACAAGACCTGTGATGGACCATCATGGCATCGCAGCTTCAGAAGCCTGACCAACAGCCCCCAGAAGAGGGAGAGGCACCCTCTGACCTTAGTGGTCCACTACACTCCCTGA